One region of Chlorobiota bacterium genomic DNA includes:
- a CDS encoding glycosyltransferase family 2 protein: MLQSSTSTQHYNLSHIRAVKGEHRIAVVIPAFNEDRSILRVLEDIPEALVDEIVVVNNNSTDNTASIAAAAGATVLNEPRRGYGSACLTGVAYVLARNYDIIVFIDADYSDHPEEITQLVEQLTQGGYEMVIGSRALGQREKGAMLPQALFGNWLATRLMRLLWGARFSDLGPFRAIRADALRRIAMRDTNYGWTIEMQIKATRLGIRSTEIPVRYRRRIGVSKITGTLSGTIKAGWKILYTIARYSLRKK, translated from the coding sequence ATGCTGCAATCATCAACATCCACCCAGCATTATAATCTTTCGCATATCCGCGCAGTAAAAGGGGAGCACCGCATTGCGGTGGTGATTCCCGCATTTAACGAGGACCGCTCGATCCTGCGAGTGCTTGAAGATATCCCCGAAGCCTTGGTTGATGAAATCGTGGTGGTGAACAACAACTCCACCGACAACACCGCATCCATTGCCGCCGCCGCCGGGGCAACGGTGTTGAACGAGCCGCGCCGTGGCTACGGCAGCGCCTGCTTAACTGGCGTGGCCTATGTGCTGGCACGGAACTACGACATCATCGTGTTTATTGATGCCGATTACAGCGACCACCCCGAAGAGATAACCCAACTGGTGGAGCAACTGACGCAGGGGGGATACGAAATGGTGATCGGTTCGCGGGCGTTGGGCCAGCGGGAAAAAGGGGCGATGCTGCCGCAAGCGTTGTTCGGGAACTGGCTGGCGACGCGGCTGATGCGGCTGCTGTGGGGGGCGCGGTTCAGCGACCTTGGCCCCTTCCGGGCAATCCGCGCCGACGCGCTCCGCCGCATTGCCATGCGCGACACGAACTACGGCTGGACCATCGAAATGCAGATAAAAGCCACGCGGCTTGGGATCCGCTCCACCGAAATTCCGGTCCGCTACCGCCGCCGCATCGGTGTCTCGAAAATTACCGGGACGCTAAGCGGGACAATCAAAGCCGGGTGGAAAATCCTTTACACGATAGCGCGGTACAGCCTTCGTAAAAAATAG
- a CDS encoding branched-chain amino acid ABC transporter permease, translated as MEEFLQQVINGLSLGAIYALIALGYTMIYGVLRFINFAHGDVFMVGAYIGFFVYPFLSEALGTGYLTAIAVLVAAMLGCGLLGVVIEFLAYRPLRNRPKLTVLITAIGVSLFLEYTGQIDFVFGADYKTYPTLVERSAVFSGSGLSLGSDQVIVFVVAIGLMLLLRVIVMNTKIGTAMRAVSMNLGAASLMGINTNRVISFTFFLGSALAGAGATLYAMSYPKINPLMGVLPGLKAFVAAVLGGIGNVPGAVFGSFFIGTAETMTAGYISPTFRDAIVFGILILILIFKPSGLLGKGGVEKV; from the coding sequence ATGGAAGAATTTCTACAACAGGTCATCAATGGTCTGTCGTTGGGCGCAATTTATGCGTTGATCGCCCTGGGCTACACCATGATCTACGGGGTGCTCCGTTTCATCAACTTCGCCCATGGCGATGTCTTCATGGTGGGGGCCTACATCGGCTTCTTTGTCTATCCCTTCCTTTCGGAAGCACTTGGCACCGGATACCTGACGGCGATTGCCGTGCTGGTGGCCGCAATGCTGGGCTGCGGCCTGCTTGGGGTGGTGATTGAGTTCCTTGCCTATCGCCCCTTGCGGAACCGCCCCAAACTGACGGTGCTTATCACCGCCATCGGTGTCTCCCTTTTTCTGGAATACACCGGCCAGATTGATTTCGTCTTCGGTGCCGATTACAAAACCTACCCGACCTTGGTGGAGCGTTCCGCGGTCTTCTCCGGCAGCGGATTATCGTTGGGAAGCGACCAAGTGATTGTCTTCGTTGTGGCAATCGGGCTGATGCTGCTGCTGCGGGTGATTGTGATGAACACAAAAATCGGAACCGCAATGCGCGCCGTCTCCATGAACCTGGGCGCGGCCTCGCTGATGGGAATCAACACCAACCGTGTGATCTCCTTCACCTTCTTTCTTGGTTCGGCATTGGCCGGCGCGGGGGCAACGCTCTATGCCATGAGCTACCCCAAAATCAACCCGCTGATGGGGGTGCTTCCGGGGCTGAAAGCCTTTGTTGCGGCGGTGCTTGGGGGGATTGGAAACGTCCCTGGCGCGGTGTTCGGGTCCTTCTTTATCGGCACTGCCGAGACGATGACCGCAGGCTACATCAGCCCCACCTTCCGCGATGCCATCGTCTTCGGCATCCTGATCCTGATCCTGATCTTCAAACCATCCGGCCTGTTGGGGAAAGGAGGCGTTGAGAAAGTATGA
- a CDS encoding iron ABC transporter permease, whose product MAPAPGPVTRLRYRRTTRWRVARLLAAMGGILILLAGVALCIGPGTFAIGSVLGEESTTIIFSLRLPRIVLAVAVGGALSATGVLFQAMLRNPLAEPYMLGVSNGCAVGAMLGYAIGSSMITVPLLSFAGGALVVVAVLWISKGGGYGDRSEGLLLGGVMVAAIGAALIFLLLGFLGDSMRTAIQWMMGNLASASAQIGYGSGLLWVLVLGASLVGGNILNAISLGDDEAAALGVPVDRARTVLYLLGSLTVGLTVSFCGAIGFVGLVAPHIMRRIVGPDHRMLLPASVVGGGIFLLLCDTAARSLMGFAGNVGSELPVGAVTALVGAPIFITMLRNAHRRLG is encoded by the coding sequence GTGGCGCCAGCACCAGGACCAGTAACGCGCCTTCGGTATCGGCGCACCACGCGGTGGCGTGTGGCACGGCTGCTGGCCGCAATGGGGGGAATCCTGATTCTGCTTGCCGGGGTCGCCCTTTGCATTGGCCCGGGGACGTTCGCAATCGGCAGCGTGTTGGGGGAGGAAAGCACCACCATCATTTTTTCACTTCGGCTTCCAAGAATCGTTTTGGCGGTTGCCGTTGGCGGGGCGTTGTCGGCCACCGGCGTGCTGTTCCAAGCAATGCTGCGGAACCCCCTGGCCGAGCCGTACATGCTTGGAGTCTCGAACGGATGCGCTGTTGGCGCGATGCTTGGCTACGCCATTGGCTCCAGCATGATCACCGTCCCGCTCCTCTCGTTCGCGGGGGGCGCGTTGGTGGTGGTGGCGGTTTTGTGGATCAGCAAGGGAGGGGGGTATGGGGACCGTTCGGAGGGGCTGCTGCTTGGCGGGGTGATGGTTGCGGCAATCGGCGCGGCGCTGATCTTCCTGCTGCTTGGCTTCCTGGGCGATTCGATGCGAACCGCAATCCAGTGGATGATGGGAAACCTTGCCAGCGCGTCGGCCCAGATCGGCTACGGGTCGGGATTGCTGTGGGTGCTGGTGCTGGGGGCATCGCTTGTTGGCGGGAACATCCTGAATGCCATCTCGCTGGGGGATGATGAGGCCGCAGCATTGGGCGTTCCGGTGGACCGCGCCCGCACAGTCCTCTATCTGCTCGGTTCGCTCACGGTGGGGCTAACGGTCTCCTTCTGCGGAGCAATTGGGTTTGTGGGATTGGTTGCCCCCCACATCATGCGGCGCATCGTTGGCCCCGACCACCGGATGCTGCTTCCGGCCTCGGTGGTGGGGGGGGGAATCTTCCTGCTTCTGTGCGACACGGCGGCCCGCTCGCTGATGGGCTTTGCCGGCAACGTTGGCTCCGAACTTCCGGTTGGTGCCGTCACCGCGCTGGTTGGCGCGCCGATTTTTATCACCATGCTTCGCAACGCACACCGCCGGCTGGGGTGA
- a CDS encoding branched-chain amino acid ABC transporter permease, with the protein MSKIARPYFFLFCSIVVAFGLSAWAETINPYDQRIVMNIGINMILAASLNLINGFTGQFSLGHAGFMSIGAYGAAIFTTMIAPGMFGEVAGTGMQDATLFMGLLFGGIISALVGILVGIPSLRLKGDYLAIVTLGFGEIIRVIIQNIPSLGGSLGIANIPRYTTFFWVFFIVAIVVFFIQQLTRSTYGQGFLAVRDDEIAAEAMGVNTTRYKVEAFVIGAFFAGVAGGLYGHYNELIRPADFDFLKSVEIIVMVILGGMGSTYGVLFAAALLTYVPEFLRGFELFDVKFDSFRMSIYSLVLIILMLTRPQGLFGGISLKKLIKKEVKLGSP; encoded by the coding sequence ATGAGCAAGATTGCCCGCCCTTATTTCTTCCTTTTCTGCAGCATCGTTGTTGCGTTCGGGCTTTCGGCATGGGCCGAGACCATCAACCCGTACGACCAGCGAATTGTGATGAACATCGGGATCAACATGATCCTTGCCGCATCGCTGAACCTGATTAACGGATTCACCGGACAATTCTCACTGGGCCACGCCGGGTTTATGTCAATCGGGGCGTATGGCGCGGCGATTTTCACCACCATGATCGCCCCGGGAATGTTCGGCGAAGTTGCCGGAACCGGGATGCAAGATGCCACATTGTTTATGGGCTTGCTGTTCGGTGGAATTATTTCCGCGTTGGTTGGAATACTTGTTGGAATTCCTTCGCTCCGGCTAAAAGGGGATTATCTGGCAATCGTGACGCTGGGGTTCGGGGAAATTATCCGCGTCATTATCCAGAACATCCCCTCGCTTGGTGGCTCGCTGGGGATTGCGAACATCCCACGCTACACCACGTTTTTCTGGGTGTTTTTCATTGTGGCAATCGTGGTGTTTTTTATTCAGCAATTAACAAGATCAACCTACGGGCAAGGATTCCTTGCGGTCCGCGATGACGAAATTGCTGCCGAAGCAATGGGGGTAAACACCACACGGTATAAAGTGGAGGCGTTTGTGATCGGCGCGTTTTTTGCTGGCGTTGCCGGCGGATTGTACGGCCATTACAACGAGCTTATCCGCCCAGCCGATTTTGACTTTTTGAAATCGGTAGAAATTATCGTGATGGTGATTCTTGGTGGAATGGGGTCCACCTACGGCGTGCTGTTTGCCGCCGCGCTGCTTACCTACGTCCCGGAATTTTTGCGCGGCTTCGAGCTGTTCGACGTAAAATTCGACAGCTTCCGAATGTCCATCTACTCCCTTGTCCTCATTATCCTGATGCTTACCCGACCGCAAGGATTGTTCGGAGGGATAAGCCTTAAAAAGCTGATAAAAAAAGAAGTGAAACTTGGAAGCCCATGA
- the obgE gene encoding GTPase ObgE: protein MFIDSAEILVRAGAGGNGAVSFRREKFVPKGGPDGGDGGDGGDVLLIATAQLSTLMDFRYRHEYAAERGQHGGGALKTGKRGKPIELRIPVGTLVYDADTDEQIADMKTDGERLVVARHGRGGKGNHNYATSTNQTPRFAEKGRAGEERNIRLELKLLADVGLVGFPNAGKSTLISTISAARPKIADYPFTTLIPNIGIVRVDVGASFAVADIPGLIEGASEGKGLGHQFLRHVERSGVLCFLLDGLSPDPAEDYRTLQQELAKFNPEMLEKRRIICITKIDAMPLERIDELAKLSIGGMRPRLISAVAGIGVPELIRAMHTELMQWRQHQDQ, encoded by the coding sequence GTGTTTATAGATTCCGCAGAAATTCTTGTTCGCGCCGGTGCCGGGGGGAATGGAGCCGTCAGCTTCCGCCGCGAAAAATTTGTTCCGAAAGGGGGACCCGATGGTGGCGATGGTGGCGATGGCGGCGACGTCCTTCTGATTGCCACCGCCCAACTTTCCACGCTGATGGACTTCCGCTACCGCCATGAGTACGCCGCCGAGCGTGGCCAGCATGGCGGCGGCGCGCTGAAAACCGGAAAGCGTGGCAAGCCAATCGAGCTTCGCATCCCCGTTGGAACGCTGGTGTACGATGCCGACACCGATGAGCAGATCGCCGACATGAAAACCGACGGCGAACGATTGGTGGTGGCCCGCCACGGGCGGGGGGGGAAGGGAAATCACAACTACGCCACCAGCACCAACCAGACCCCGCGCTTTGCCGAGAAAGGGCGCGCCGGGGAGGAGCGGAACATCCGCCTTGAGCTGAAGTTGCTGGCCGATGTTGGCTTGGTTGGCTTCCCGAACGCCGGCAAATCCACGTTGATCTCCACCATCAGCGCGGCCCGCCCAAAAATTGCCGACTACCCGTTCACCACGCTGATCCCGAACATCGGCATTGTTCGGGTGGATGTTGGCGCGTCGTTCGCCGTTGCCGACATCCCAGGATTGATCGAGGGGGCCAGCGAGGGGAAGGGATTGGGGCACCAATTCCTTCGCCATGTTGAGCGTTCCGGGGTGCTTTGCTTCTTGCTGGATGGGCTAAGCCCCGACCCCGCCGAAGACTACCGGACCTTGCAGCAGGAGCTTGCCAAGTTCAACCCTGAGATGCTGGAGAAACGGCGGATCATCTGCATCACCAAAATTGACGCCATGCCGCTGGAGCGCATTGATGAGCTTGCAAAACTCAGCATCGGCGGAATGCGCCCGCGGCTGATTTCGGCAGTTGCCGGAATCGGGGTCCCAGAACTGATCCGTGCCATGCACACGGAGTTGATGCAGTGGCGCCAGCACCAGGACCAGTAA
- a CDS encoding imidazolonepropionase translates to MLLFEKITTLVTVAAPDGWEEGAAIPVPHRAGKAMGQIGVIRNGAIAVDGERIVWVGPTEAANFPDTERIDCTGKTILPGFVDSHTHIVFAGNRANEFAMRLRGATYQEIAEAGGGILSSMRSVRHATVESLVAESLPRIWNAFRHGTTTIEAKSGYGLDTENELKLLQAIRQAANEVPATLIPTFLGAHAIPPEHKASREEYVRIVAEEMIPEVVGAGLAEFCDVFSDTGYFTVEESEQIYRAATKQGMKLKVHADELSSFGGAEMAARVGAASADHLLMISEEGIVQMRQAGVVATLLPGTAFYLGLPFAPARKMIAAGMAVALATDCNPGSNMSENMQMTLALACMGMKMTVEEAITAATLNGAAAVRRSDQIGSVEVGKMADLAIFNVPDYPDIVYHYGVNQVGMVVKAGQIHAA, encoded by the coding sequence ATGCTGCTGTTTGAGAAGATCACAACGCTGGTGACGGTTGCGGCCCCGGACGGCTGGGAAGAAGGCGCGGCGATCCCGGTCCCACACCGTGCGGGTAAGGCGATGGGCCAGATTGGAGTGATCCGCAACGGAGCCATTGCCGTTGATGGGGAGCGGATTGTATGGGTTGGCCCAACCGAAGCCGCAAACTTCCCCGATACCGAACGGATTGATTGCACCGGCAAAACCATCCTTCCCGGGTTTGTGGATTCCCACACCCATATCGTGTTTGCGGGGAACCGCGCCAACGAGTTCGCCATGCGGCTGCGTGGGGCAACCTACCAGGAGATTGCCGAAGCCGGCGGCGGGATTCTTAGCTCGATGCGGTCGGTCCGCCACGCCACGGTGGAAAGCCTGGTGGCCGAAAGCCTTCCGCGTATCTGGAACGCCTTCCGTCACGGAACCACCACCATCGAGGCCAAAAGCGGCTACGGGCTGGACACCGAGAACGAACTGAAACTGCTGCAAGCCATTCGCCAAGCCGCGAACGAAGTTCCGGCAACGCTGATCCCAACATTTTTGGGGGCGCACGCAATCCCGCCGGAGCACAAAGCAAGCCGCGAAGAATACGTCCGAATTGTTGCCGAGGAGATGATCCCCGAAGTGGTGGGCGCAGGGCTGGCGGAGTTCTGCGACGTGTTCAGCGACACGGGATATTTCACGGTGGAGGAATCGGAGCAGATCTACCGCGCCGCAACCAAGCAGGGGATGAAGCTGAAAGTCCATGCCGACGAGCTTTCCAGTTTTGGCGGCGCGGAAATGGCGGCGCGGGTTGGCGCGGCATCGGCGGACCACTTGCTGATGATCTCGGAGGAAGGGATCGTGCAGATGCGCCAGGCCGGGGTTGTGGCCACGTTGCTGCCGGGAACAGCCTTCTATCTTGGCCTCCCTTTTGCTCCGGCGCGGAAGATGATTGCCGCCGGAATGGCCGTCGCGCTGGCCACCGACTGCAACCCGGGGTCGAACATGAGCGAGAATATGCAGATGACGCTTGCGCTTGCCTGCATGGGGATGAAGATGACGGTGGAGGAAGCGATCACCGCCGCCACGCTGAACGGCGCGGCAGCGGTCCGGCGGTCCGATCAGATCGGCTCGGTTGAGGTTGGGAAGATGGCGGATTTGGCAATCTTCAACGTCCCGGATTACCCCGACATCGTCTATCATTACGGGGTGAACCAGGTGGGGATGGTGGTGAAAGCGGGGCAGATTCACGCCGCGTAA
- a CDS encoding ABC transporter substrate-binding protein has protein sequence MNLRLLTTAAAIALFTLAGCTKTGGDKPEESATIKIGQIASMTGKEATFGQQVDDGIKLAIEEINNAGGLLGKKLELITEDTQSQTPPTKTAMEKLVSKDQVVAVIGEVASSRSMAAAPIAERAKVTLISPASTNTNVTLDKDGKTLNYVYRICFIDPFQGTVMAKFASENLKAKNIAILKDNANDYSVGLAKNFTETFTKNGGTIVEEQAYEGGQTDFKAQLTAIKAKNPEAIFVPGYYTEVSLIAQQARELGIKAPLLGGDGWDSPVLTQGAAKEALEGSFFSNHYSEQDTSAVVLEFIKRFKAKYNEVPGAMSALGYDAMNIIAKIIKDSGKADAETIAKGLATLKDYPGVTGKITIDPQHNANKPAVVLQIKDGKYSYYSTINP, from the coding sequence ATGAACCTTCGCCTGCTTACAACGGCAGCGGCAATCGCTTTGTTTACGCTTGCCGGATGCACCAAAACCGGTGGCGACAAACCGGAAGAATCCGCAACCATCAAGATTGGCCAAATCGCTTCGATGACCGGCAAGGAGGCAACATTCGGCCAGCAAGTTGATGACGGCATCAAGCTGGCGATTGAGGAGATCAACAACGCCGGCGGGCTGCTTGGGAAGAAGCTGGAACTGATTACCGAGGACACCCAATCGCAAACGCCCCCCACCAAGACCGCCATGGAAAAACTTGTCAGCAAGGATCAAGTGGTTGCGGTGATTGGCGAGGTTGCCAGCAGCCGATCCATGGCCGCCGCCCCAATTGCCGAACGCGCCAAAGTCACGCTGATCTCCCCAGCAAGCACCAACACCAACGTCACCCTGGATAAGGATGGAAAGACCCTGAACTACGTCTATCGGATTTGCTTCATTGATCCGTTCCAGGGGACGGTAATGGCCAAGTTCGCCAGCGAAAACCTGAAGGCAAAGAACATCGCCATCCTAAAAGACAACGCCAACGATTACTCCGTTGGCCTTGCCAAAAACTTCACCGAGACCTTCACCAAAAACGGCGGGACAATCGTTGAAGAACAAGCCTACGAAGGGGGCCAAACCGACTTCAAGGCGCAGCTGACGGCGATTAAAGCAAAGAATCCAGAAGCAATTTTTGTTCCGGGATACTACACCGAAGTAAGCCTGATTGCCCAGCAAGCCCGCGAGCTTGGGATCAAGGCCCCACTGCTTGGCGGCGACGGCTGGGACAGCCCCGTGCTGACGCAAGGCGCGGCAAAAGAAGCGTTGGAAGGCTCGTTCTTCAGCAACCACTACTCCGAGCAAGACACCAGCGCGGTGGTGTTGGAGTTCATCAAGCGGTTCAAGGCAAAGTATAACGAGGTTCCCGGCGCGATGTCGGCACTGGGGTACGATGCCATGAACATCATCGCCAAGATCATTAAGGATTCCGGGAAGGCCGATGCCGAAACCATTGCCAAAGGGTTGGCCACCTTGAAGGACTACCCAGGCGTTACCGGAAAAATCACCATTGACCCGCAACACAACGCCAACAAACCAGCAGTGGTGTTGCAGATTAAAGATGGGAAGTACAGCTACTACTCAACCATCAATCCCTAA
- a CDS encoding ABC transporter ATP-binding protein produces MLQVEQLQVNYGAISAIKGITFTVPERSIVTLIGANGAGKTTTLRTISGLVKSSSGKITFKGKEITSTPPHHIVSLGISQSPEGRMIFPELTVLENLKMGAYLRNDSKAILEDMDYCFNVFPRLKERLKQAGGTLSGGEQQMLAIARALMSKPSLLLLDEPSLGIAPLLVKLIFEKIVEINRDLGTTMLLVEQNATMALNVANYAYVLETGEIILEGNARDLAQNEEVQKAYLGM; encoded by the coding sequence GTGCTTCAGGTTGAACAGCTTCAGGTAAACTACGGCGCAATTTCGGCCATTAAAGGGATAACGTTCACGGTTCCCGAGCGGTCCATCGTGACGCTTATCGGCGCGAACGGAGCCGGAAAAACAACCACGTTGCGGACAATTTCCGGCTTGGTGAAATCTTCGTCGGGGAAAATCACCTTTAAGGGGAAGGAGATCACCTCCACCCCGCCGCACCACATCGTCTCGTTGGGAATCAGCCAATCGCCGGAAGGGCGGATGATTTTCCCGGAATTAACCGTTCTGGAAAATCTAAAAATGGGCGCATATCTCCGCAACGACAGCAAGGCGATTCTGGAGGATATGGATTACTGCTTCAACGTTTTCCCCCGATTAAAAGAGCGATTAAAACAGGCAGGCGGAACGCTGAGCGGTGGCGAACAGCAGATGCTTGCGATTGCGCGCGCGCTGATGTCCAAACCCTCCCTTCTGCTACTGGACGAGCCGTCGCTGGGAATTGCCCCGCTGCTGGTGAAATTAATTTTCGAGAAAATTGTTGAGATCAATCGCGACCTGGGAACAACGATGCTGCTGGTGGAGCAGAACGCCACCATGGCGTTGAACGTTGCGAACTACGCCTACGTTCTGGAAACTGGAGAAATTATTCTTGAAGGAAATGCCCGCGACCTGGCACAAAACGAAGAAGTGCAGAAAGCCTACTTGGGCATGTAA
- a CDS encoding DUF3098 domain-containing protein has product MVWGFSFGRTNLILLLAGVAVIVVGYLLMGTAITDGDPAMNDGIWNNANAVTIAPILLTIGYGIIIPFAILYRGKKQEEATPQEQAA; this is encoded by the coding sequence ATGGTTTGGGGATTCTCCTTTGGCCGAACAAACCTGATCCTTCTGCTTGCTGGGGTTGCGGTGATTGTGGTGGGATACCTTCTGATGGGAACCGCCATTACCGATGGCGACCCGGCAATGAACGATGGCATCTGGAATAACGCCAACGCCGTGACGATTGCCCCGATTTTGCTGACGATCGGCTACGGCATCATCATCCCGTTTGCAATCCTCTACCGTGGAAAGAAGCAGGAAGAAGCCACGCCGCAAGAGCAGGCAGCATAA
- a CDS encoding ABC transporter ATP-binding protein produces MSLLSLNNVTIRFGGLTAVGNLTETFEQGSLSGIIGPNGAGKTTVFNLITGVYDPTEGGISFNGRDIVPLKPYQIANVGIARTFQNIRLFGGMTVSDNIRVAFNNNAKAGLFASVMQFGAYQREEAEYHKQIDHLLDMFGMLDTRNEMAKNLNYGDQRRLEIIRALASKPKLLLLDEPAAGMNPTEKQELMKLIRYIRDTFNIAIILIEHDMKVVMGICEKITVLDYGQKIAVGTPEEVKSNPKVIEAYLGEAAH; encoded by the coding sequence ATGTCGCTTCTTTCACTCAATAACGTCACAATCCGGTTTGGCGGATTAACAGCGGTTGGGAACTTAACCGAGACGTTCGAGCAAGGTTCCCTTTCGGGAATTATCGGCCCGAACGGCGCGGGGAAAACAACGGTGTTTAATTTAATCACCGGAGTGTATGACCCCACCGAAGGGGGAATCAGTTTTAACGGGCGCGACATCGTTCCGCTAAAGCCCTACCAGATTGCGAACGTAGGAATTGCCCGAACATTCCAAAATATCCGGTTGTTCGGCGGGATGACCGTTAGCGATAATATCCGCGTGGCGTTTAACAACAACGCAAAAGCCGGATTGTTTGCCTCGGTGATGCAGTTCGGGGCGTACCAGCGCGAAGAAGCGGAGTACCACAAGCAGATTGACCACCTGCTGGATATGTTCGGAATGTTGGATACGCGGAATGAAATGGCGAAAAACCTCAATTACGGGGACCAACGCCGCCTGGAAATTATCCGCGCACTTGCCAGCAAACCGAAATTGCTGCTGTTGGATGAGCCTGCGGCGGGAATGAACCCCACCGAAAAACAGGAGCTGATGAAATTAATTCGCTACATCCGCGACACCTTCAACATCGCAATTATTCTGATTGAGCATGACATGAAAGTGGTGATGGGAATTTGCGAAAAAATCACCGTGCTGGATTATGGCCAAAAAATTGCGGTTGGAACTCCAGAAGAAGTGAAGTCAAATCCCAAAGTCATCGAGGCTTATTTGGGCGAAGCTGCCCATTAA
- a CDS encoding sugar kinase yields the protein MNLCVIGTLAYDSIETPFGRADDALGGSATYIATSASYFTQPIGVVGIVGDDFSPEALAFLQSRGVDTSGVVVKEGGKTFRWSGRYHYDLNQRDTLETQLNVLLDFDPVIPEALRDAEFVCLGNFDPTLQGKVLDQMRAPKFIVCDTMNFWIEGALEEVKKVLARVDCLIINDSEARLLSHHPNLIRSARIIMEMGPRVLIIKKGEHGALLFIENEMFSAPAYPLEELYDPTGAGDTFAGGFIGYLARAGAITEATLRRAVIYGSAMASFCVQQFSLDAIKDLSNEEIQQRAAAFRAIAEFDLDEVELDDAAV from the coding sequence ATGAATCTTTGCGTTATCGGAACGCTTGCCTACGACTCCATCGAAACTCCATTCGGACGCGCTGATGACGCGCTTGGGGGGTCGGCAACGTATATCGCCACTTCCGCCAGCTACTTCACCCAGCCGATTGGGGTCGTCGGGATCGTTGGCGATGACTTCTCGCCAGAAGCCCTTGCGTTCCTTCAATCACGCGGGGTTGACACCTCCGGAGTGGTGGTGAAAGAAGGGGGGAAAACCTTCCGGTGGAGCGGACGCTACCACTACGACCTGAACCAGCGCGACACCCTTGAGACGCAACTGAACGTGCTGCTGGACTTCGACCCCGTGATCCCCGAAGCCTTGCGCGATGCGGAGTTTGTCTGTTTGGGAAACTTCGACCCTACGCTGCAAGGGAAGGTCCTGGACCAGATGCGCGCCCCAAAGTTCATCGTCTGCGACACCATGAATTTCTGGATTGAAGGGGCGTTGGAGGAAGTGAAAAAAGTGCTGGCGCGGGTGGATTGCCTTATCATCAACGACAGCGAAGCCCGCCTGCTTAGCCACCACCCCAACCTGATCCGCTCCGCACGAATCATCATGGAGATGGGGCCGCGGGTGCTGATTATCAAAAAAGGGGAGCATGGCGCGTTGCTGTTTATCGAGAACGAGATGTTCAGCGCGCCGGCCTATCCGCTGGAAGAATTGTACGACCCAACCGGGGCCGGGGACACCTTTGCCGGAGGGTTTATCGGCTACTTGGCACGAGCCGGGGCAATCACCGAAGCAACGCTGCGCCGCGCCGTGATTTACGGCAGCGCAATGGCCAGCTTCTGCGTCCAGCAATTTTCGCTGGATGCCATCAAGGACCTTTCCAACGAGGAAATTCAGCAGCGGGCGGCGGCATTCCGCGCCATTGCTGAGTTCGATTTAGACGAAGTGGAGCTTGACGATGCTGCTGTTTGA